TTTCTTCAATTCTTGAAATGTGACATCTGATGATGGCGGTAAAGTTGCAGGAAAGATATCCATATGATTACCGACTTCTTGCGCCAAGTGGTTACGCAACTTTCGGTGATAATACCAATATTGTTTTTCGTTGATTCCATGTTCGTTACACCACTGTAGAACAGATTGACCACTTGTCTTACATTCCATAATGATCGATACCCATCGCTGTGCCTTTAGCTCTGCCGCTGTCATTATCATAAAATAATCACCCCCAAACCCTCACGATTCTTAAGGGTTCTAGGGTGATTATGACATGACTTATGATTAATATACAGGTACTACCTATTTAGCGTTTACGATTTATCTTCTACTGATAAATAAACACCCCATTTGCCCTTACTGTGGTGCTGATACATCTAGCAAAGGACTTCTAACATATACATTCAAAACGCAAGACATCGCTGGTCTAAAAACGATTGTCAATTGGAAACGTAGACGATATAAGTGTCGTGACTGTCATCGTACTTTTAGTGAAGACAATATCTTTACCCCTGATGGTATGCACTCCACCTTCTCTATGGTCGATCAAATCATGAAAGATCTAGGTGATATCTCCATTAACTTAAAGACAATTGCACTAAGAGCACATGTATCTATTCCTACGGTAGAACTCTATGCCGATAGTTACTTGAGAATTCCAAGGCAGTTCTTACCCGAGTATCTAGGAATTGATGAACTATATTCTGACATGGCGTTAAAAAACAGTTCTTACTTATGTGTCATGGTCGATAATAAAGCTCGTGTTCTAAACGAAGTCATACAGTCTCGTTCAAAAAAGGAACTCAGCACTTACTTTGAAAATATCCCATTAAGTGAGAGACAAAGAGTGAAGATTGTGACCATGGATATGTGGCAGCCATACAAAGATGTTGTAAAGAAATATCTGCCCAACGCCATCGTCGCTGTAGATCCTTTCCATGTCATCGAGCATCTTACATCTGGATTCTCACGTCTACGTATCGATATCATGAATCATTATGAAAAAGGAAGTAGAGCTTATTATCTTCTTAAAACATGGCATAAATTACTGGAAACCGACTACAACTTAGATAACGAGCCGAAATATAACAGTTTCTTTAGGCAAAAATTGAATTATCGAAATCTATATGATCAGTTATTGGAGATTGATCCAGTTTTAACGCTTGCCTACCACTTAAAAGAATTATTTCGCAACTTTAATAGAACTGCTATTTACCCATCTTGTACAATCGAAATTACCTCCATACTAGATGCGTTTATTTCTGCCGACATACCTGCGTACGAAGACTTTTTGACATCTATCACAAACTGGAAAGAGGAGTATCTCAACTCGTTTAGAAGACCGTATGATGACAGAAAACAATCGAATGCACTATCAGAATATATGAATAGTAGATTACGTGTACTGATCAATGTTTCTAATGGTCTTTCAAACTTTCCAAGATTCCGTGCTAGAGTGCTCTACGCGTTAAACAGAAAACTATATTACACAATTACGGATCACCTTCAATCCAACAAAAGGATTGGAAAGAAGCGTGGTTCATACAAAAAATAATTAACAATAAAACATTTCTTTCTTAGCACATATAAAAGGTAGAAATCGTAGACAAGAGACATTATTCTCATCTACAATTTCTACCTTTTTACCCCATGTAATTTTAAAGCGGATTTTTCTAAAACCCCAAGTTATTTTACATTAGGCAAAAAAGGAGCTTATAAACGAAGGCACTTTAAAATCTCATGGGGTTGGGGATAGGCTATAAACTTTTGTGGGCGCGAAAAATCATCGTGCTCATTTTTTGTGGGGAGACCAAAATATAATAAAACCTCCATGCTATTATCTTCTTGTCTGGAGAATCAAATAGAAATGGAGGTAGCCCTATATGGCTATTCATGATTTTATCACGTCAACCTTAAATCTAACATCAGATTCAATTCAAGAAATCGATGCGATACGTAAGGAAGACCGTCTTTTTGTATATATCACACTGGTAAACCAACACCCAACCTGTCCTTACTGTGGTGGCCCTACAGTCTCTAAGGGTTATATTCATAGAACTTATAATCACCTTCCTTTAGGTGATACACCTTCTTCTATTCATTGGAAGCGTAGACGTTATACTTGTAAGGATTGTTTTAAAACATTTTGTGAAGAAAATCCTTTTGGGCCTGAATATTTCCATCAAACCTATGCTGTACTGTATAAGATTGCTGCTGACTTTCAAAATCTACATCTATCCTATAAAGATATTGCCGAAAGGTATAATACCTCGGTTACTACTGTCCAACTATATGCCGACAGTTTCATTCAAGTCCCAAGGTTAACTCTACCGATCAATCTAGGAATTGATGAGCTTCATTCTAATATGGCCAAATATGGTGGTTCATATCTATGTTCTTTTGTAGATAATGATGCTCGCGTTCTTAATGAATTATTACCCGATCGTTCAAAACGAACATTATCAGCACATCTCGAGAAGATACCTCTAGAAGAAAGAAAACGTGTCTTATATGTAACCATAGATATGTGGGAACCTTATAAACAAGTCTCTCTCAAATACTTTCCAAACTGTAAGATATCCGTCGATCCTTTCCATGTAGTCAAACATCTTTCTGATGGTTTTACTACATTACGTGTATCTTTAATGAACCAGGTTCCTAAAGAAAGTCCTGCTTACTATCTGCTCAAGCACTTTCACCACCTCTTGGAAACAGATTGCTTTCTGGATAACGAACCTAAATATAATCATTTCTTTCGTCAGAAGATGAACTATCGAGATCTATATGACGCACTTCTCAATCTCAACCCGATACTCAAAAAGGCCTATGGGTTAAAGGAAGATTATAGATATTTTAATAGAAATTCTACTTATCCAGAATGTATTGAAGAACTCACAGATTTAATTAGGTATTTTAAAGAATCTAGACTAGTATGTTATAGCGAGTTCATTAATCTATTGGAAAATTGGTTTGAAGAAATATGCAATTCATTTCAAAGACCAACAGAAGATAGAAAACAGTCTAATGCACTCGCTGAGAGCCTTAATCAAAAGATGCGAGAATTTATTATGATATCAAATGGTCTCAGTAATTTCGAAAGATTCAGAGCACGTGTAATTTATGCACTAAACTACAGAATTGGCTTCTCATTGACATTAAACATTCAAGCATACAATCGTAAACAGAAAAAATAATAAATATATTGTTACTCTCCAGACAAAAAGACAATCCCGTAGAGAATCACTCTTTGGAATTGTCTTTTATAAAATCTATCCCCATGGGATTTTATTGCGTGTTTTTTGAAAACCCCACGCTATTTTAAATTACCTAAACGAAAATTCCGTTTATAAGCTCCTATACTTGCGCGTTAGTGAATCGAAAGATAAGTGGAAAACTAGAGGTG
This genomic window from Solobacterium moorei contains:
- the tnpA gene encoding IS66 family insertion sequence element accessory protein TnpA is translated as MIMTAAELKAQRWVSIIMECKTSGQSVLQWCNEHGINEKQYWYYHRKLRNHLAQEVGNHMDIFPATLPPSSDVTFQELKKPIRHGSAHIQLGNHQIEIGEDISDELLLKIIRAVSHA
- a CDS encoding ISL3 family transposase; protein product: MAIHDFITSTLNLTSDSIQEIDAIRKEDRLFVYITLVNQHPTCPYCGGPTVSKGYIHRTYNHLPLGDTPSSIHWKRRRYTCKDCFKTFCEENPFGPEYFHQTYAVLYKIAADFQNLHLSYKDIAERYNTSVTTVQLYADSFIQVPRLTLPINLGIDELHSNMAKYGGSYLCSFVDNDARVLNELLPDRSKRTLSAHLEKIPLEERKRVLYVTIDMWEPYKQVSLKYFPNCKISVDPFHVVKHLSDGFTTLRVSLMNQVPKESPAYYLLKHFHHLLETDCFLDNEPKYNHFFRQKMNYRDLYDALLNLNPILKKAYGLKEDYRYFNRNSTYPECIEELTDLIRYFKESRLVCYSEFINLLENWFEEICNSFQRPTEDRKQSNALAESLNQKMREFIMISNGLSNFERFRARVIYALNYRIGFSLTLNIQAYNRKQKK